One part of the Polyangiaceae bacterium genome encodes these proteins:
- a CDS encoding ABC transporter permease translates to MLRASVKIAFSALSRSWLRSILTTLGVLIGVASVVVVTALGRGARERVGDQIESLGSNLLFVWSQPVAKSGVRTAAVGLTDADALAIRNEATAVDLVTVYSDTKVQVISPYGNDQIQVCGVDANYLGARKFEVLQGRMWNSGEEQVKAKVALIGQTAIDKLFPGQDPIGHYIRLGKHPFRIIGTLKPKGQSPFEDQDDRILIPIGSWRARINPTLGNRVQLIMATAKSEAHTEAAVRQVQAILRQRHRIAEEEESDFEVRTQDAFKQGQQAIYGVLTLLLVTVAGVSLFVGGVGVMNIMLVSVTERTREIGIRMAIGAKRLDIQVQFLAEAVALTLLGGVAGIGLAVGVIELIKRSLGWSMVLSSDAVITAIITSLVIGVVFGFLPARRASRLDPIEALRHE, encoded by the coding sequence ATGCTCAGAGCCTCGGTCAAGATCGCCTTTTCTGCGCTGTCGCGCAGCTGGCTGCGCTCGATCTTGACCACCTTGGGAGTGCTGATCGGCGTGGCCTCGGTGGTCGTGGTCACGGCGCTTGGGCGAGGCGCCCGGGAGCGCGTTGGTGATCAGATCGAGAGCCTGGGCTCGAACCTGTTGTTCGTCTGGAGTCAGCCGGTCGCAAAGAGCGGCGTGCGCACTGCCGCTGTTGGTTTGACCGACGCGGACGCGTTGGCCATTCGCAACGAAGCGACGGCTGTGGACCTTGTCACGGTCTACTCCGACACCAAGGTGCAAGTCATTAGTCCGTACGGAAATGACCAGATCCAGGTGTGCGGAGTGGACGCGAACTACCTCGGCGCGCGGAAGTTCGAAGTACTCCAGGGCCGAATGTGGAACTCGGGCGAGGAGCAGGTGAAGGCCAAGGTTGCGCTGATTGGTCAGACGGCGATCGACAAGCTGTTCCCGGGGCAGGATCCCATTGGTCACTACATCCGCCTCGGAAAGCACCCGTTTCGCATCATCGGCACGCTGAAGCCGAAGGGCCAGTCGCCGTTCGAGGACCAGGACGACCGCATCTTGATTCCGATCGGCTCCTGGCGAGCGCGAATCAACCCCACGCTCGGCAACCGAGTGCAGCTGATCATGGCGACCGCCAAGAGTGAGGCGCACACCGAAGCCGCGGTGCGACAAGTGCAGGCCATCTTGCGCCAACGCCACCGCATCGCCGAAGAGGAGGAGAGCGACTTCGAGGTGCGCACCCAAGACGCCTTCAAGCAAGGCCAGCAGGCGATCTACGGCGTGCTCACGTTGCTCCTCGTCACGGTGGCTGGGGTGAGCCTGTTCGTTGGCGGGGTAGGGGTGATGAACATCATGCTGGTGAGCGTCACCGAGCGCACCCGGGAGATCGGGATCCGCATGGCCATTGGCGCGAAACGACTAGATATCCAGGTGCAGTTCCTTGCGGAAGCTGTGGCGTTGACACTGCTGGGCGGCGTTGCTGGGATCGGGCTTGCAGTTGGGGTGATCGAGCTGATCAAGCGGAGCCTCGGCTGGAGCATGGTGCTCAGCAGCGATGCCGTGATCACTGCCATCATCACCAGCCTCGTGATCGGCGTGGTGTTTGGCTTCTTGCCCGCACGCCGAGCCTCCAG
- a CDS encoding ABC transporter ATP-binding protein: MALIDIRGVSKDYATGPEVVRALDRVDLSIGAGEFVAIIGASGSGKSTLMNILGCLDRPTRGSYLLAGVDVGQRSADARAIVRNRLIGFVFQGFNLLPRTTALENVELPLVYRGVSARERRRRAIGALAKVGLADRLTHTPAQLSGGQQQRVAIARALVTDPPLLLADEPTGNLDTRTSYEVLALLQELVSLRGLTVVLVTHEPDIAACAGRVVTVRDGRIQFDERSDEPARAARMLAELNQSAALAEQGG, encoded by the coding sequence ATGGCGCTGATCGACATCCGCGGTGTGTCCAAGGACTACGCGACGGGACCTGAGGTGGTCCGCGCGCTGGATCGCGTCGACTTGAGCATCGGCGCGGGGGAGTTCGTGGCGATTATCGGTGCGAGCGGCTCCGGCAAGAGCACTCTGATGAACATTCTGGGCTGCCTCGATCGACCAACCAGGGGGAGCTACTTGCTCGCTGGCGTCGACGTGGGCCAGCGCTCGGCGGACGCTCGCGCGATCGTGCGCAATCGACTGATCGGCTTCGTTTTTCAGGGCTTCAACCTGCTGCCGCGCACGACGGCGCTGGAGAACGTCGAGCTGCCGTTGGTCTATCGAGGTGTTTCCGCGCGCGAGCGCAGGCGGCGCGCCATTGGGGCGCTGGCGAAGGTCGGGCTCGCCGATCGTCTCACCCACACGCCCGCGCAGCTCTCCGGAGGGCAGCAGCAGCGCGTGGCGATCGCCCGCGCGCTGGTGACCGACCCGCCGCTGCTCCTGGCGGATGAGCCCACGGGTAACTTGGACACCCGCACGAGCTACGAAGTGCTCGCGCTGCTTCAGGAGCTGGTGAGCTTGCGCGGCTTGACCGTGGTGCTCGTGACCCATGAGCCGGATATCGCGGCCTGTGCAGGGCGTGTCGTTACGGTGCGCGATGGTCGCATCCAGTTTGACGAGCGGAGCGACGAGCCCGCGCGCGCGGCACGCATGCTTGCGGAGCTGAACCAGAGCGCGGCGCTCGCGGAGCAAGGCGGCTGA